One region of Polynucleobacter sp. SHI8 genomic DNA includes:
- a CDS encoding branched-chain amino acid ABC transporter substrate-binding protein, with product MLVSCGKKESASSSSDSIVVKIGNVAPVTGPNAHLGKDNENGARLAIEEVNKQGLVINGKKVTLEFLAEDDASDPKQGTQVAQKLVDQKVVAVVGHLNSGVSIPASKIYSEAGIAQISPSSTNPEYTKQGFKTTFRLVGTDAQQGPVLAKYTLEKLNGKSIAIVDDSTQYGKGLADEFEKTILAAGGKIVIHEATNDKATDFKAILTNIKSKKPDVILFGGMDATGGPFAKQAMELGITAKIIGGDGICSPTLAQLAGDAAVNVICSTVGVPKESLSNGEAFLKNYQERFKSQVEIYSPMAYDAVMIIVDAMKRANATDAASILNVLPATNYAGLSGEITFDAKGDLKESVITLNQYKDGKVVTLEVVKMK from the coding sequence ATGTTGGTTTCCTGTGGAAAAAAAGAAAGTGCTTCTAGTTCATCGGACTCCATTGTTGTGAAAATTGGAAATGTTGCTCCTGTTACCGGACCTAACGCTCATCTTGGAAAAGATAATGAAAATGGTGCAAGACTTGCGATTGAAGAAGTGAATAAGCAAGGCCTTGTAATTAATGGTAAAAAAGTTACTTTAGAGTTTTTAGCGGAAGATGATGCATCAGATCCAAAACAAGGCACACAAGTTGCGCAAAAATTAGTTGACCAAAAAGTTGTGGCCGTCGTCGGACATTTAAATTCTGGAGTATCGATTCCCGCTTCTAAAATATATAGCGAAGCTGGCATTGCCCAGATTTCACCATCGTCCACAAATCCTGAATATACAAAACAAGGCTTTAAAACGACATTTCGCTTAGTTGGCACTGATGCACAACAAGGACCCGTATTAGCAAAATACACCTTAGAAAAACTTAATGGAAAAAGTATTGCTATTGTGGATGATTCAACACAATACGGTAAAGGTTTAGCCGATGAGTTTGAAAAAACAATTCTTGCCGCAGGTGGAAAAATAGTGATTCATGAAGCAACGAATGATAAGGCTACAGACTTTAAAGCGATACTAACCAATATTAAATCGAAAAAGCCAGATGTGATTTTGTTTGGCGGTATGGACGCTACGGGTGGTCCGTTCGCTAAGCAAGCAATGGAACTTGGGATCACTGCCAAGATTATTGGTGGTGATGGTATCTGTAGCCCAACACTAGCGCAACTAGCCGGTGACGCTGCAGTTAATGTGATTTGTTCGACTGTTGGTGTTCCAAAGGAAAGCTTAAGTAATGGCGAAGCCTTCTTAAAGAATTATCAAGAGCGTTTTAAATCTCAGGTAGAAATATACTCACCCATGGCATATGACGCTGTCATGATTATTGTTGATGCCATGAAGCGCGCAAATGCTACAGATGCTGCCTCTATATTGAACGTTTTACCTGCAACTAATTATGCTGGCTTGTCAGGAGAGATTACCTTTGATGCAAAGGGAGATTTAAAAGAAAGCGTTATTACTTTGAATCAATACAAAGACGGTAAAGTGGTGACACTTGAAGTTGTAAAAATGAAATAA
- the ispH gene encoding 4-hydroxy-3-methylbut-2-enyl diphosphate reductase, with protein sequence MSQDNHPSAEILLAQPRGFCAGVDRAITIVNQALEQFGAPIYVRHEIVHNKYVVDDLRSRGAIFIDDLATVPAGATLVFSAHGVPPKVKEDAQARGFRVFDATCPLVTKVHVEVAKMYRDGHYIVMIGHKGHPEVEGTMGQVKDRISLVQTVGDVATLDLPLNMPIAYVTQTTLSIDETADIVVALTKKFPHITQPKKQDICYATQNRQDAVKLMAPQVELVIVVGSPNSSNSNRLWELSEKLGVKAYMVDHPSQLKEEWFKDIKRVGLTAGASAPEILAQSIIEKIREFGPRAVRSLDGVIEHTIFQLPKGLNPNSTSRIKQ encoded by the coding sequence ATGAGTCAAGACAATCATCCATCTGCTGAAATTTTGTTGGCACAGCCAAGGGGATTTTGTGCTGGTGTTGATCGAGCCATTACGATTGTGAATCAGGCGCTGGAGCAATTTGGTGCACCAATCTATGTTCGTCATGAAATTGTTCATAACAAATACGTGGTGGATGATTTGCGTTCCAGAGGAGCCATTTTTATTGACGATTTGGCTACGGTTCCTGCAGGGGCAACACTGGTTTTTAGTGCTCATGGAGTTCCCCCAAAAGTAAAAGAAGATGCTCAAGCAAGAGGCTTTCGTGTTTTTGATGCAACATGCCCATTGGTAACCAAAGTACATGTGGAAGTGGCGAAGATGTATCGCGATGGACACTACATTGTGATGATTGGACATAAGGGTCATCCTGAAGTTGAGGGAACGATGGGGCAGGTAAAAGATCGGATTAGTTTGGTGCAAACAGTAGGTGATGTGGCGACCTTGGATTTACCACTCAATATGCCAATTGCATATGTGACACAAACCACTTTGTCGATTGATGAAACGGCAGATATTGTTGTTGCATTGACCAAAAAATTCCCTCACATCACACAACCTAAAAAACAAGACATTTGTTATGCAACCCAGAACCGACAAGATGCTGTCAAACTCATGGCGCCTCAAGTTGAACTTGTTATTGTCGTGGGTAGCCCTAATAGTTCGAACTCGAATCGGTTGTGGGAGCTTTCTGAAAAATTAGGTGTAAAGGCTTACATGGTGGATCACCCCTCTCAATTAAAAGAGGAGTGGTTTAAAGATATTAAGAGGGTCGGTTTAACAGCTGGAGCATCAGCGCCAGAGATTCTTGCGCAATCTATCATCGAAAAAATTAGAGAATTTGGTCCAAGAGCAGTTCGATCCTTGGATGGTGTGATTGAACACACTATTTTTCAATTACCTAAGGGATTAAATCCAAATTCAACGAGTAGAATAAAACAATAA
- a CDS encoding peptidylprolyl isomerase, translating to MENIVKNESFLTLHYRLSFKDGADIANTFTDKPATVLMGAGQFAPGLENVMMGLSSGDHQTFTLSPENAYGLRNPELVQKISIQTLQQNSDPEADYSPGDIVEFEAPHGGKYAGTLQSMDETGAWFDFNHPLAGKEMIFEVKIISVL from the coding sequence ATGGAAAATATTGTAAAAAACGAATCTTTTTTGACTTTGCACTATCGCTTGAGCTTTAAGGATGGTGCAGACATTGCAAATACATTTACTGATAAACCAGCAACCGTTTTGATGGGGGCCGGTCAATTCGCTCCTGGATTGGAAAACGTCATGATGGGATTGTCTAGTGGCGATCATCAAACGTTTACGCTGAGTCCCGAAAATGCCTATGGATTGCGTAATCCTGAGTTGGTACAAAAAATATCTATACAAACCTTGCAACAAAATAGTGATCCAGAAGCAGATTATTCTCCTGGAGATATTGTTGAGTTTGAAGCACCGCACGGCGGTAAGTATGCTGGTACTTTGCAGAGTATGGATGAGACTGGCGCTTGGTTTGACTTTAATCATCCGTTGGCCGGTAAAGAGATGATCTTTGAAGTCAAAATTATTTCTGTTCTTTAA
- the radC gene encoding DNA repair protein RadC: MAPPNRSSIRNWPVEMRPRERVLQFGIQSLSNAELLAIFIQTGNKNRNAIELSSDILQHFGGFQNLLTSSLDDFKDIPGLGIAKWTQIQAAQELVKRASLEQLKDRPLLQSQAMTRQFLQTSIGSLDHEVFACFFLDQMGYLIEFKVLFRGDFHQTFIYPRELIKEALKRNSSAVILAHNHPNGLAFPSEADIALTKTLRKLLNSIEINVLDHLIVTQNAYYSLLDGGNLSLDE; the protein is encoded by the coding sequence ATGGCACCACCAAATCGCTCATCTATTCGAAATTGGCCTGTTGAAATGCGCCCTAGAGAAAGGGTTTTACAATTCGGTATCCAATCATTAAGTAATGCCGAGTTATTGGCAATTTTTATTCAAACTGGGAATAAAAATCGAAATGCAATAGAACTCTCTTCTGATATTTTGCAACATTTTGGAGGATTTCAAAATCTTTTAACAAGTTCTTTAGATGATTTTAAAGATATACCGGGTCTAGGCATTGCCAAGTGGACGCAAATCCAAGCTGCGCAAGAATTAGTGAAAAGAGCAAGCCTTGAGCAGTTAAAAGATCGGCCACTTTTACAGTCCCAAGCAATGACGAGACAGTTTTTACAAACAAGCATAGGCTCCTTGGATCATGAGGTCTTTGCTTGCTTTTTTCTTGATCAAATGGGTTACTTGATTGAATTTAAGGTTCTTTTTCGAGGGGATTTCCACCAAACTTTTATTTATCCTCGAGAATTGATAAAAGAGGCTCTGAAGAGAAATAGTTCTGCAGTTATATTGGCGCATAACCATCCAAATGGACTAGCTTTTCCAAGTGAAGCAGATATTGCTTTAACAAAAACTCTCAGAAAATTATTAAATTCCATAGAAATCAATGTCCTAGATCATCTCATCGTCACTCAAAATGCCTATTATTCACTTTTAGACGGTGGAAACCTTAGTCTGGACGAATAG
- the rpmB gene encoding 50S ribosomal protein L28, with translation MAKVCQVTGKKPMVGNNVSHANNKTKRRFLPNLQNRRFWVESENRWVSLRLTNAGLRLIDKNGIDSVLADIRARGEL, from the coding sequence ATGGCTAAGGTATGCCAAGTCACCGGGAAAAAGCCGATGGTCGGTAACAATGTTTCCCATGCAAACAATAAAACTAAGCGTCGCTTTTTGCCTAATTTGCAAAATCGTCGTTTTTGGGTTGAGTCAGAAAACCGTTGGGTAAGCTTACGTCTTACTAATGCGGGCTTACGTCTCATTGATAAAAACGGTATTGATTCAGTTTTGGCTGATATCCGTGCTCGTGGTGAACTATAA
- the rpmG gene encoding 50S ribosomal protein L33 gives MAKGGREKIKLESTAGTGHFYTTTKNKRTTPEKMEIMKFDPKARKHVSYKETKIK, from the coding sequence ATGGCAAAAGGCGGACGCGAAAAAATCAAATTAGAATCTACTGCAGGTACTGGTCACTTCTATACCACTACTAAAAACAAAAGAACTACTCCTGAAAAAATGGAGATTATGAAGTTTGATCCTAAGGCTCGCAAGCACGTTTCTTACAAAGAAACAAAGATTAAGTAA
- a CDS encoding fatty acid desaturase, whose protein sequence is MSGGVLQWSGWAVFWYIIIMTHITIASVTIFLHRHQAHRALDLHPAVSHFFRLWLWLTTGMVTKEWAAIHRKHHAKCETIDDPHSPQVLGIHTVLWRGADLYKLEVNNQETMDKFGHGTPDDWVENHIYSKYRWQGVGLMMAINLLLFGAIGGFIWAIQMIWIPFTAAGIINGIGHFWGYRNYDCEDASRNILPLGLIIGGEELHNNHHTFATSAKLSSKWYEIDIGWLYICALQSLKLAHVKKTIPKMRQTQAQVINEELVKTVIKHRYELMAQYSKTLKEAFKQEVRGMKDLAKEFADNHHWLCKDENKLSSLHKIRLENLMSANDRMKHLIEMRRELTQIWSRSSATGDQLLEQLHHWCVKAERSNNQFLQLFSQKLKTLA, encoded by the coding sequence ATGTCTGGTGGAGTATTACAGTGGTCAGGATGGGCAGTTTTTTGGTACATCATCATCATGACCCACATTACCATCGCCAGTGTGACTATTTTTTTACATCGACACCAAGCGCATCGGGCACTAGATTTACATCCTGCCGTGTCACATTTTTTCCGTCTTTGGCTGTGGTTAACGACTGGAATGGTCACTAAAGAGTGGGCAGCAATTCACCGTAAACATCACGCAAAATGTGAAACTATAGATGATCCTCATAGTCCTCAAGTGTTAGGGATTCATACCGTTTTGTGGCGTGGAGCGGATTTATATAAATTAGAAGTCAATAATCAAGAAACCATGGATAAATTTGGTCATGGCACACCAGATGATTGGGTTGAAAATCACATTTACTCTAAATATCGTTGGCAAGGTGTTGGTTTAATGATGGCAATTAACCTTCTGCTATTTGGAGCTATTGGTGGATTTATTTGGGCCATTCAAATGATTTGGATTCCCTTTACAGCTGCTGGAATTATTAATGGCATTGGACATTTTTGGGGTTATCGAAATTATGACTGCGAAGATGCTTCAAGAAATATCTTACCCTTAGGCTTGATTATTGGCGGTGAAGAGTTGCACAACAATCATCATACTTTTGCCACAAGTGCTAAGTTATCAAGTAAATGGTATGAAATAGATATTGGTTGGTTATATATTTGCGCCTTACAAAGCTTGAAGTTAGCTCATGTCAAAAAGACGATTCCTAAAATGCGCCAGACTCAAGCTCAAGTCATCAATGAAGAGCTCGTAAAAACAGTCATCAAACATCGTTACGAGCTGATGGCACAGTATAGTAAGACCTTGAAAGAGGCCTTTAAACAAGAGGTCAGAGGCATGAAGGATTTAGCAAAAGAGTTTGCAGACAATCATCATTGGTTATGTAAGGATGAGAATAAATTAAGCTCACTGCATAAAATCCGCCTAGAAAATTTGATGAGTGCAAATGATCGCATGAAGCATTTGATAGAAATGCGCAGAGAATTAACTCAAATTTGGTCAAGATCTTCTGCGACTGGTGATCAATTACTGGAGCAGTTACATCATTGGTGCGTTAAAGCTGAGAGAAGTAATAACCAGTTCTTACAACTATTTTCTCAAAAACTAAAAACCCTGGCATAA
- a CDS encoding RsmB/NOP family class I SAM-dependent RNA methyltransferase, whose protein sequence is MMNKKTPPAKKVSSRTSLPKKTPYNPAIAKAKALPVHLEHLMRLLPEVLKFDSPSDMVVSKYFKDNSQLGNRDRALIAESTFSVLRHKLELLQYAQSGQGALYRRIALLGLMISLSEGGLGTSHKLESALADLAFVAHPGEIDWLQRFVNYPRDSLTPPVRFNLPDWLWEELEQQIGSQSREELALALLKPAALDCRVNTMKEKRETLLEELNLLGGRYQAVATPYSELGVRLLGKPALQNLQSFKDGKFEVQDEGSQLLSMLLAPKRGEMVVDFCAGAGGKTLAMGAMMKSMGRLYAFDISARRLARLKPRVAKSGLSNVHPVWIDSENDAKVKRLAGKIDRVLVDAPCSGLGTLRRNPDLKWRQSPQAIEELQAKQYSILNAAAKLLKPGGRLVYATCSILEQENQVIVLEFLKQHPNFVLLDPKEVLKGSFPQLNDIPVGASLDSSWWQLWPNRHETDGFFAAILEKKTTITQTPQEEVQETPVKEE, encoded by the coding sequence ATGATGAATAAAAAAACACCTCCTGCAAAGAAAGTTTCAAGTAGGACAAGCTTACCTAAAAAAACACCCTACAACCCTGCGATTGCTAAAGCAAAGGCTTTACCAGTTCACTTAGAGCATCTCATGCGATTACTACCTGAGGTCTTAAAGTTTGATAGTCCTTCTGACATGGTAGTGAGTAAATACTTTAAAGATAATAGCCAACTTGGTAATCGTGATCGAGCTTTAATTGCGGAGTCTACATTTTCTGTATTACGACATAAATTAGAGTTACTGCAATATGCACAAAGTGGTCAAGGAGCTTTGTATAGAAGAATTGCTCTTTTAGGTTTAATGATTTCCTTATCTGAAGGGGGTTTGGGGACTAGCCATAAATTAGAGAGTGCATTAGCCGACTTAGCATTTGTCGCCCACCCTGGGGAAATTGATTGGCTACAACGATTTGTGAACTATCCTAGAGATAGCCTCACACCACCTGTGAGATTTAATTTGCCAGATTGGTTGTGGGAAGAATTGGAACAGCAAATTGGCTCTCAGTCTCGGGAGGAGTTAGCACTTGCTTTGTTAAAGCCCGCCGCCCTAGATTGTCGTGTGAATACGATGAAAGAAAAAAGAGAAACCTTGCTTGAAGAGTTAAATTTACTCGGAGGGCGCTATCAGGCCGTAGCCACACCTTATTCTGAATTAGGGGTGAGGTTACTTGGCAAGCCTGCATTACAAAATTTGCAAAGTTTTAAAGACGGTAAGTTTGAGGTACAAGATGAAGGTAGTCAATTACTGAGTATGTTGCTAGCCCCTAAAAGAGGGGAGATGGTCGTTGATTTTTGCGCAGGAGCTGGAGGCAAGACACTTGCAATGGGCGCCATGATGAAATCTATGGGTCGTTTATATGCCTTTGATATATCCGCAAGAAGACTTGCAAGATTAAAACCAAGAGTTGCCAAAAGTGGTTTGTCTAATGTTCATCCCGTATGGATTGATAGTGAAAATGATGCCAAAGTAAAGCGTTTAGCGGGAAAAATTGATCGCGTTTTAGTTGATGCGCCTTGTAGTGGTTTAGGCACGCTTCGGAGAAATCCTGATTTGAAGTGGCGACAGAGTCCTCAGGCGATTGAAGAGCTTCAGGCAAAACAATATTCCATATTGAATGCAGCAGCAAAATTATTAAAGCCCGGTGGAAGATTAGTTTATGCAACTTGCAGTATTTTGGAGCAAGAAAATCAAGTGATTGTTCTTGAGTTTTTAAAACAACATCCAAATTTCGTATTACTTGATCCAAAAGAGGTTTTAAAGGGATCATTCCCTCAATTAAATGATATCCCGGTTGGAGCAAGCTTGGATTCTTCCTGGTGGCAACTTTGGCCAAACCGTCACGAAACCGATGGTTTTTTTGCGGCCATTCTAGAGAAAAAAACAACGATTACTCAAACCCCACAAGAGGAAGTGCAAGAAACCCCCGTGAAAGAGGAGTAA
- the purN gene encoding phosphoribosylglycinamide formyltransferase: MKKIVILISGRGSNLAAILETQHARAWEAQVIHVICNQPDAPGIAIADKFGVPVTIIDHKSFPNRPLYDHALLEKTRNLEPDLVVLAGYMRILSSEFVQQFSEKLINIHPSLLPSFPGLNTHRAALNAGVKWHGATVHFVTEALDVGPIIAQGIVPVLQNDTEEILASRVFVIEHLIYPQAIEWFIREQLVLERGNVRVEPAQQQFFMLPTTP, encoded by the coding sequence ATGAAAAAAATTGTGATTCTTATTTCTGGGCGCGGATCAAATCTTGCCGCAATCCTTGAGACCCAGCACGCAAGGGCTTGGGAAGCTCAGGTGATACATGTCATTTGTAATCAACCTGACGCCCCAGGAATTGCAATTGCCGATAAATTTGGCGTGCCAGTCACGATTATTGATCACAAAAGCTTTCCTAACAGGCCTTTATATGACCATGCTTTATTAGAAAAAACACGTAATCTGGAGCCGGATTTAGTTGTTTTAGCAGGTTATATGAGGATTTTATCAAGTGAGTTTGTCCAGCAATTTAGTGAGAAATTGATAAATATTCACCCCTCCTTATTACCTAGTTTTCCTGGCTTAAATACCCACCGCGCAGCCTTAAATGCAGGGGTTAAATGGCATGGGGCTACGGTGCACTTTGTTACAGAAGCTTTAGATGTTGGTCCAATCATCGCTCAGGGTATTGTTCCGGTTTTACAAAACGACACTGAAGAGATATTGGCGAGTAGGGTTTTTGTCATCGAGCATCTAATTTATCCACAAGCAATTGAGTGGTTTATTCGAGAACAACTTGTCTTAGAGCGGGGAAATGTTAGAGTAGAACCTGCGCAGCAACAATTTTTTATGTTGCCAACTACCCCTTAA
- a CDS encoding bifunctional riboflavin kinase/FAD synthetase → MKVIRGIPPSLIRTPCALTIGNFDGVHLGHQALLAELHTYAQQHQLQTCLLTFEPHPKEFFAPQHAPARILGLRDKLDALKKTNVDLVIVEHFNAHFAKKTPDEFVHDILVKGLNTRHIVIGDDFHYGAKRAGNIESLKIVGEQYGFSVHALSTINDSQSQRISSTAVRNALHQGDLELAKQLLGRPYMISGHVIHGKKLGRTLGFPTLNVAMTNRFQQRPPAMTGIFVVQVHGLGKNPISGVASLGYRPTVEDAGRVLLETHLFDFHEEVYGKIIQVEFLKKLRDEAKYSDLTSLQNAIEADANAARNYFKN, encoded by the coding sequence GTGAAAGTTATCCGCGGAATACCCCCCTCTTTAATTCGGACCCCGTGCGCGTTAACCATTGGTAATTTTGATGGTGTGCACTTGGGGCATCAGGCGTTGCTCGCAGAATTACATACTTATGCTCAACAGCATCAATTGCAGACTTGTTTGTTAACTTTTGAGCCTCATCCAAAAGAGTTTTTTGCCCCCCAACATGCTCCCGCGAGAATCTTAGGGCTTAGAGATAAGTTGGATGCATTAAAAAAAACCAACGTAGATTTAGTCATCGTTGAACACTTTAATGCCCACTTTGCAAAAAAAACCCCCGATGAATTTGTCCATGACATTCTAGTAAAAGGTTTAAATACTCGTCACATCGTAATTGGCGATGATTTCCACTATGGTGCAAAAAGGGCTGGAAATATCGAATCTTTAAAAATAGTCGGGGAGCAATATGGTTTCTCTGTGCATGCTTTGAGTACGATCAACGATTCTCAAAGTCAACGTATTTCCAGTACAGCGGTTAGAAATGCTTTACATCAAGGTGATCTTGAACTTGCTAAACAATTATTGGGTCGCCCCTATATGATTTCAGGGCATGTCATCCATGGCAAAAAATTGGGGCGAACTTTAGGGTTTCCAACCTTAAATGTGGCGATGACCAATCGCTTTCAACAAAGACCTCCTGCAATGACAGGTATTTTTGTAGTTCAAGTACACGGTTTAGGAAAAAACCCTATTTCTGGAGTGGCTAGCTTGGGATATCGACCTACTGTTGAGGATGCGGGTCGTGTTTTGCTGGAAACACACCTATTTGATTTTCATGAAGAAGTGTATGGGAAAATTATCCAAGTAGAATTTTTGAAAAAGCTCAGAGATGAGGCAAAATACTCTGATTTAACCTCTTTGCAAAATGCAATTGAGGCTGATGCGAACGCTGCAAGAAATTATTTTAAAAATTAA